The Crocinitomicaceae bacterium genome includes a region encoding these proteins:
- a CDS encoding prolyl oligopeptidase family serine peptidase, giving the protein MRISLILLLIISHAIYAQMPDLKEIMRGNDFIGQQPFNPIWSPDGQTIYFRWQRENNQQPWYYQFNLKEQEIKKLSADQTLHLPVDGFTSFKNQTTVYFQKDHQLFKLQGKELKLILSIFENYYITQLISASKVIIRQNNQLYLIDTELGQWTQLTNFVSGNAPSAKVEESFLLSQQEEIFEVIRRKNEEQENRKKFSDDHSITKPKPVYLEGKYPSFMLLNNLQSHLVYSLDQYPEDAPTHIENYLTEDGYSQSITARPKVGSQNPTHEIYLLNTHTDSCYKIDFSQLTGAHSRPEFLKYYEQENFKAESEKAKDMIIHPHGFNDAGDKFLFEIKSYDNKDRWIAVMDTTSGLITEIDHQHDSTWIGGPGISGWKGEAGNVGWINNSKIYFQSEATGYSHIYIAEQITNTTSQWSTKQLTKGNYEIHDAKLSSDKSKFYITANKNHPGNREFYLLEIATEKMIPVLTQDGYHEVTISPDEKWLAIRYSYKNKPWELYYAPLTENTVMKQITHSTTQEFNAISWIDPEVINFKAKDNTTVYARVYQPEKDKKNNAAVMFVHGAGYLQNAHNYWSHYHREYMFHHLLTQLGYTVIDIDYRASEGYGSKFRTDIYRHMGGKDLSDYIDGRELLIREYGIDSNRVGIYGGSYGGFITLMALLTEPGKFKCGAALRSVTDWAHYNHDYTSNILNTPETDPEAFRKSSPIYFAENLEDRLIMLHGIIDDNVHYQDVVRLSQRFIELGKTNWDLIGYPVEAHAFIEASSWHDEYRRIFEVFEQEIGGSK; this is encoded by the coding sequence ATGAGAATAAGTTTAATACTACTGCTAATAATTAGTCACGCCATCTATGCGCAGATGCCTGATTTAAAGGAAATCATGCGAGGGAATGACTTTATTGGACAGCAACCATTCAATCCTATTTGGTCACCAGACGGTCAAACGATTTACTTCAGATGGCAAAGAGAAAATAATCAGCAACCGTGGTATTATCAATTTAATTTAAAAGAGCAGGAAATAAAAAAACTAAGCGCAGATCAAACCCTACATTTACCGGTTGATGGATTTACGTCATTCAAAAATCAGACCACGGTATACTTTCAAAAAGACCATCAACTTTTTAAATTACAAGGAAAAGAACTGAAATTAATTCTGTCAATTTTTGAAAATTATTACATCACCCAATTAATATCTGCGAGTAAAGTAATTATCAGACAAAATAATCAACTTTATTTGATTGATACAGAATTGGGGCAATGGACCCAGCTGACCAATTTTGTTAGCGGTAATGCTCCTTCTGCTAAAGTTGAAGAAAGCTTTCTGCTATCACAACAAGAAGAAATTTTTGAAGTGATACGCAGGAAAAATGAAGAGCAGGAAAATAGAAAAAAATTCTCTGATGACCACAGTATCACAAAGCCCAAACCAGTTTATCTGGAAGGAAAATATCCAAGCTTTATGCTTCTGAATAATCTACAATCTCATCTTGTTTATTCATTGGATCAATATCCTGAAGACGCTCCAACACACATTGAAAATTACCTAACTGAAGACGGCTACTCCCAATCAATCACAGCGCGCCCAAAAGTTGGTTCTCAAAATCCAACCCATGAAATTTATCTGTTGAACACGCACACTGATTCTTGCTACAAGATTGACTTCTCACAACTCACCGGCGCGCACAGCCGACCTGAATTTTTGAAATACTATGAGCAAGAAAATTTTAAAGCAGAATCTGAAAAAGCGAAAGATATGATTATACATCCGCATGGATTTAATGACGCGGGTGATAAATTTTTATTTGAAATAAAATCGTACGATAATAAAGACAGGTGGATTGCTGTTATGGATACAACAAGTGGTCTAATTACTGAGATTGATCATCAGCACGATTCAACATGGATTGGTGGTCCTGGTATTTCTGGATGGAAAGGTGAAGCCGGAAATGTTGGATGGATTAATAATTCAAAAATCTATTTTCAGTCTGAAGCAACAGGATACTCTCATATCTACATTGCAGAACAAATTACTAATACAACATCACAATGGAGCACAAAACAACTAACAAAAGGCAACTATGAAATTCACGATGCCAAATTGTCTTCAGATAAATCAAAATTTTATATCACGGCAAATAAAAATCATCCGGGCAACAGAGAATTTTACCTACTGGAAATTGCCACAGAAAAAATGATACCTGTTCTCACACAAGATGGTTATCACGAAGTAACAATTTCACCGGATGAAAAATGGCTAGCCATCCGATATTCGTACAAAAACAAACCATGGGAACTGTATTACGCTCCGCTGACAGAGAACACGGTGATGAAACAAATTACTCATTCAACTACTCAAGAATTCAATGCTATTTCGTGGATTGACCCTGAAGTGATAAACTTTAAAGCAAAAGATAACACCACAGTTTATGCACGTGTCTACCAGCCTGAAAAAGATAAAAAAAATAATGCCGCAGTAATGTTTGTACATGGAGCCGGTTACCTTCAGAATGCACACAATTATTGGAGTCACTATCATCGTGAATACATGTTTCATCATCTATTAACTCAACTGGGTTACACTGTTATTGATATTGATTACAGAGCAAGTGAAGGATATGGTTCAAAATTCAGAACTGATATTTACCGACACATGGGGGGCAAAGATCTTTCTGATTATATTGATGGTAGAGAACTTTTAATCCGTGAATATGGAATTGACTCAAACAGGGTTGGTATTTATGGTGGTTCGTATGGTGGTTTTATTACCTTAATGGCTTTGCTCACTGAACCGGGAAAATTCAAATGTGGTGCAGCATTGCGGTCAGTTACAGATTGGGCTCACTATAATCATGACTACACGTCAAATATTTTAAACACACCTGAAACAGATCCGGAGGCATTCAGAAAAAGTTCGCCAATTTATTTTGCTGAGAATTTGGAAGATCGCTTAATCATGTTGCATGGAATAATAGATGACAATGTACACTATCAAGATGTTGTCCGTCTCAGTCAACGATTCATTGAACTAGGTAAAACAAATTGGGATCTCATAGGTTATCCGGTTGAAGCGCATGCCTTTATTGAAGCATCAAGCTGGCATGATGAGTACCGCAGAATTTTTGAAGTGTTTGAACAAGAAATTGGTGGATCAAAATAA
- a CDS encoding MarR family transcriptional regulator codes for MNREQLFEFYVRNNWFKISRYYNQVAAKYKMTFSWGFILINVEKEGTPSTSLGPKMGMEPTSLSRTLKSMEDRGLIYREPDKVDKRKSLVFLTEKGLEKRKIAREVVLEFNQKLYDMLPKSKVAAFFEVSTRIDELLNELLVENKENQK; via the coding sequence ATGAATAGGGAGCAACTTTTTGAATTTTATGTGCGCAATAACTGGTTTAAAATATCCAGATATTACAATCAGGTTGCGGCAAAATATAAGATGACCTTTTCATGGGGATTCATTCTTATTAATGTTGAAAAAGAAGGAACGCCAAGTACATCATTGGGTCCGAAAATGGGAATGGAACCAACCAGTTTGTCACGCACATTAAAAAGTATGGAAGATCGTGGTTTAATTTATCGTGAACCTGATAAAGTAGATAAACGAAAATCACTCGTGTTTTTGACAGAGAAGGGTTTAGAAAAAAGAAAGATTGCAAGAGAAGTTGTACTTGAATTCAATCAGAAACTTTATGATATGTTGCCGAAAAGTAAGGTAGCAGCGTTTTTTGAAGTAAGCACTCGTATTGATGAATTATTGAACGAATTATTAGTAGAAAATAAAGAGAATCAAAAATGA
- a CDS encoding 3-hydroxyacyl-CoA dehydrogenase, which yields MNRKIKKVAVLGSGVMGSAIACHFANIGCEVLLLDMVPKEPNEKEKAAGLTLEKAQVRNRIVNDSLSACIKSKPSPLYNFSFAKRISTGNFDDDFQKINQYDWVIEVVVERLDIKKIILEKVDKFRKPGTLVSSNTSGIPIHMMLDGRTEDFQKHFCGTHFFNPPRYLRLLEIIPTPKTDQAIIEFLMHYGARFLGKKTVLCKDTPAFIANRVGVYSIMSLFHVVEEMGLTIDEVDKLTGPVLGRPKSATFRTCDVVGLDTLVHVANGLAANCPNDEEKASFILPSYVSKMVENKWLGSKTKQGFYKKVSKGAESEILSLNLKTLEYESKKKADFPILAQTKSVDDLATRTKMLLGAPDKAGQFFRKIFSGLFSYVSYRLPEITDELYKIDDALKAGFGWELGPFETWDIVGIEKGVAMMKEHGKNPASWVLKMIEAGNKSFFKIENGKRLFYDIASASYKIIPGTEGLVFIDNLRDTKTVWKNADCHLIDLGDGILNLEFHTKMNTIGGGVLQGINKGIDLAETEYKGLIISNTGQNFSAGANVGLIFMMAADQEYDELNFAIKQFQDTMMRVRYSSCPVIVAPHNMALGGGCEMSMHADKVIAHAELYMGLVEFGVGLIPGGGGTKEFAKRLSESFKPGDVRINRFRDSFLTIGQAKVSTSAEEAFELGYLRRGIDEIVVDRDYQLTRAKEACLALYNAGYTQPMKPKNISVLGQEGLGIVYVGANTMREGNYISEHDQYISEKLGFVLAGGDLSEVSEVDEQYLLDLERKAFLDLCTKKKTLERIQSIVTKGKILRN from the coding sequence ATGAACAGAAAAATTAAAAAGGTTGCGGTACTTGGATCCGGTGTAATGGGTTCAGCTATTGCTTGTCACTTTGCTAATATCGGATGTGAAGTTCTGTTGCTAGACATGGTGCCAAAAGAACCTAATGAGAAAGAAAAGGCCGCCGGTCTTACTCTTGAAAAAGCGCAAGTTAGAAATAGAATTGTGAATGATTCACTGTCGGCTTGCATCAAGTCAAAACCTTCACCGTTGTATAATTTCTCTTTTGCAAAAAGAATTTCAACCGGAAATTTTGATGACGATTTTCAAAAAATTAATCAGTATGACTGGGTAATTGAAGTTGTTGTTGAGCGATTAGATATTAAAAAAATTATTCTTGAAAAAGTTGACAAATTCAGAAAGCCCGGAACCTTGGTGTCGTCAAATACATCTGGTATTCCTATTCACATGATGTTGGATGGAAGAACTGAAGATTTTCAGAAACACTTTTGCGGAACACACTTTTTTAACCCTCCAAGATATTTACGTTTGCTTGAAATAATTCCTACACCAAAAACTGATCAGGCCATAATTGAATTTCTGATGCATTATGGCGCGCGTTTCTTGGGTAAAAAAACAGTGTTATGTAAAGACACGCCGGCTTTTATTGCAAACCGTGTTGGGGTATATTCTATCATGTCTCTTTTTCATGTAGTAGAAGAGATGGGATTGACCATTGATGAGGTTGACAAATTAACCGGCCCTGTACTTGGCAGACCAAAATCAGCAACGTTCAGAACATGCGATGTTGTTGGTCTTGACACGCTGGTGCATGTCGCAAATGGTCTTGCCGCCAATTGTCCAAATGATGAAGAAAAAGCAAGTTTTATTCTACCTTCTTATGTAAGTAAGATGGTTGAAAATAAATGGCTGGGATCAAAAACAAAACAAGGTTTTTATAAGAAGGTGAGTAAAGGTGCAGAGAGTGAAATACTCTCACTCAATCTTAAAACATTGGAATACGAATCAAAAAAGAAAGCAGATTTTCCAATTCTTGCCCAAACAAAATCAGTGGATGATTTGGCAACGCGCACAAAAATGTTGTTGGGCGCACCTGACAAAGCCGGGCAGTTTTTCAGAAAAATATTCTCAGGTTTATTCTCTTACGTTTCTTATCGTTTACCTGAAATTACAGATGAACTCTATAAAATTGATGATGCATTAAAAGCCGGCTTTGGGTGGGAATTAGGCCCGTTTGAAACATGGGATATTGTTGGGATTGAAAAAGGTGTTGCCATGATGAAGGAACATGGAAAAAATCCTGCATCATGGGTGTTAAAAATGATAGAGGCCGGAAACAAATCTTTCTTCAAAATTGAAAATGGAAAGAGACTATTCTACGATATTGCCAGCGCAAGCTACAAAATAATTCCGGGGACTGAAGGACTGGTTTTCATTGATAATTTACGTGATACTAAAACAGTTTGGAAAAATGCGGATTGTCATTTGATAGACTTGGGTGATGGCATTTTGAATCTTGAATTCCATACCAAAATGAATACCATTGGCGGTGGAGTATTGCAAGGTATCAATAAAGGAATTGATCTTGCTGAAACAGAATATAAAGGACTGATAATTTCAAATACCGGACAAAATTTTTCAGCGGGCGCAAACGTTGGATTAATTTTTATGATGGCTGCAGATCAGGAATATGATGAGTTGAATTTTGCCATCAAACAATTTCAAGATACCATGATGCGCGTGCGTTATTCGTCATGTCCGGTAATTGTTGCACCGCACAATATGGCCTTAGGTGGTGGTTGTGAAATGTCAATGCATGCTGATAAAGTAATTGCACATGCTGAATTGTACATGGGACTGGTTGAATTTGGTGTTGGGCTGATTCCTGGTGGTGGCGGAACTAAAGAATTTGCAAAACGACTTTCAGAAAGCTTTAAGCCGGGTGATGTGCGCATCAATAGATTCAGAGATAGTTTCCTTACAATTGGACAAGCCAAAGTTTCTACCTCTGCTGAAGAAGCTTTTGAACTGGGGTATCTGAGACGTGGAATTGATGAAATAGTTGTTGATCGTGATTACCAATTAACAAGAGCAAAAGAGGCCTGCCTTGCTCTTTATAACGCAGGATATACACAACCAATGAAACCAAAAAATATTTCTGTTCTTGGGCAAGAAGGATTGGGAATTGTTTATGTTGGCGCCAACACCATGCGCGAAGGAAATTACATATCAGAACATGATCAATACATTTCTGAAAAACTTGGATTCGTGCTTGCCGGAGGTGATTTGTCTGAAGTGTCTGAAGTAGATGAACAATATTTACTTGATTTGGAGCGCAAGGCGTTTTTAGATTTATGTACCAAGAAAAAAACTTTAGAGCGCATTCAATCTATTGTAACAAAAGGAAAAATTTTACGGAATTAA
- a CDS encoding acetyl-CoA C-acyltransferase has product MKTAYIVKGYRTAVGKAKKGGFRFARPDDLAADVIKHLVSQIPNLDKNRIDDIIVGNAMPEAEQGLNVGRLISLMGLDTDKVPGMTVNRYCSSGLETLAIAKAKIETGMASCVIAGGTESMSAIEMGGWRVVPNPKISKTHPDWYWGMGTTAEAVAAQYKVSREDQDQFALQSHLKALKAQAEGRFNDDIVPINVNEVYLDANGKRQEKINVISQDEGPRKETTIEALSSLKPVFDTKGSVTAGNSSQMSDGAAFLMMMSEEMVKELNLQPIAKLLSYKVVGVEPRIMGIGPVDAIPGAVKMAGLKLNDIDLFELNEAFASQSLAVIRETGINPEIVNVNGGAIALGHPLGCTGGKLSVQIINELKKRNKKYGVVTMCVGTGQGAAGVIEVL; this is encoded by the coding sequence ATGAAAACAGCATACATAGTAAAAGGATATCGCACCGCGGTTGGCAAGGCAAAAAAAGGAGGATTCAGATTTGCCCGTCCTGATGATTTGGCAGCAGACGTGATTAAACATCTTGTTTCACAAATTCCAAATCTAGACAAAAACAGAATTGATGATATCATTGTAGGTAATGCCATGCCTGAAGCTGAACAAGGCTTAAATGTGGGAAGATTAATTTCTCTCATGGGATTGGATACAGACAAAGTACCGGGCATGACCGTAAATAGATACTGTTCATCAGGACTAGAAACTCTTGCCATTGCCAAAGCAAAAATTGAAACCGGAATGGCAAGTTGTGTCATTGCCGGAGGAACAGAATCCATGTCTGCAATTGAGATGGGAGGATGGCGTGTAGTACCAAATCCAAAAATTTCAAAAACACATCCTGATTGGTATTGGGGAATGGGAACAACAGCTGAAGCCGTTGCCGCACAATATAAAGTGTCGCGTGAAGATCAAGATCAGTTTGCTTTGCAATCACACTTGAAAGCACTCAAAGCGCAAGCTGAAGGTAGATTTAATGATGATATTGTACCTATCAATGTGAATGAAGTTTATCTTGATGCAAACGGAAAACGTCAAGAAAAAATTAATGTCATTTCTCAGGACGAAGGCCCAAGAAAAGAAACAACAATTGAAGCGCTCTCATCGTTAAAACCTGTTTTTGATACCAAAGGATCAGTGACAGCCGGAAACTCATCACAAATGTCTGATGGCGCCGCTTTTTTAATGATGATGTCTGAAGAAATGGTGAAAGAATTAAATCTACAACCCATTGCAAAATTACTTTCATACAAAGTAGTTGGAGTAGAACCGCGCATCATGGGAATCGGTCCGGTTGATGCTATACCTGGCGCAGTAAAAATGGCCGGATTAAAATTGAATGATATTGATCTGTTTGAACTGAACGAGGCTTTTGCTTCTCAATCTTTGGCCGTGATTCGTGAAACAGGAATTAATCCTGAAATTGTCAATGTGAACGGAGGAGCCATTGCATTAGGTCATCCACTGGGTTGTACCGGCGGAAAATTATCTGTGCAAATTATTAACGAATTGAAAAAACGAAATAAAAAATACGGAGTAGTTACCATGTGCGTTGGAACCGGACAAGGAGCTGCCGGCGTTATTGAAGTGCTTTAA
- a CDS encoding GNAT family N-acetyltransferase: MNKEIEIKLLDPKDIRALRLKVLWPHKETIENCSLPTDTQDGTFHVGAVMNGKVVGTSSFLIDINQKFEEKNQYRLRAMATDPDIQSSGTGAAIIAFGIEELKKRGVKLLWCDARLKACGFYEKLNFNVLGDIYEVPVIGPHKLMYFVL, translated from the coding sequence ATGAACAAAGAAATTGAAATAAAATTACTTGATCCAAAAGACATTCGTGCATTGCGTTTGAAAGTGCTTTGGCCGCATAAAGAAACCATTGAAAATTGTTCTTTACCTACAGACACTCAAGACGGAACTTTTCATGTTGGTGCGGTGATGAATGGAAAAGTAGTTGGCACCTCTTCCTTTCTGATTGATATCAATCAGAAATTTGAAGAGAAAAATCAATATCGGTTGCGTGCAATGGCTACAGATCCTGATATACAAAGTAGCGGAACAGGTGCGGCAATTATTGCTTTTGGCATTGAAGAATTAAAAAAGCGCGGCGTAAAATTACTTTGGTGTGATGCTCGTTTAAAGGCTTGTGGATTTTATGAGAAATTGAATTTTAACGTGCTGGGTGATATTTATGAAGTACCGGTAATTGGTCCGCACAAGTTGATGTATTTTGTTCTGTAG
- a CDS encoding acyl-CoA dehydrogenase family protein, translated as MSNERKPIKGGEFIIRESLSSEIFTPEDYSEEQKMIAQMSLDFVKQEVYPVVDRLDHMEEGLMVKLLDKAGELGMLGMSVPQEYGGMGVDFITSLLGTEYTGRGHSFSVAYGAHTGIGTLPLLYYGNAEQKQKYIPKLATGEWKAAYCLTEPGSGSDANSGKTKAVLSADGKHYVLNGQKMWITNAGFANLFTVFAKIDNDENLTGFLVEANSEGITLNAEEKKMGIKGSSTRQVFFNNVKVPAENLLGERNQGFKIALNILNIGRIKLAGGVLGGSKAVINHAVRYANEREQFGRPISKYGAIRHKLGEMVIRTFALESATYRSAADIEGAIDAYVKDGMDKQKATLKGIEQFAPECAMLKVVGSETLDFCADESVQIYGGMGYSAESPVERAYRDSRINRIFEGTNEINRLLTVDMVLKKAMKGELDLMTPAMAVANELMSIPDFDSEIGNLFDTEKKYLRNFKKAVLMVAGSAVQKLMMELSKQQEILMNIADMLNDIYVAESILLRVEKMVAKKGEASCQEYIAMVRTYIFDAADRINKSGKDALMAFVTEDELRMMMMGLKRFTKVEPYNTKEARQAIAQKLINKNEWCFSDAVNQG; from the coding sequence ATGAGTAACGAAAGAAAACCAATTAAAGGAGGAGAATTCATCATCAGAGAATCTTTGAGTTCAGAAATTTTTACTCCTGAAGATTACAGTGAGGAGCAAAAAATGATTGCTCAAATGAGTCTTGATTTTGTGAAGCAAGAAGTATATCCTGTGGTTGATCGCTTAGATCACATGGAAGAGGGATTGATGGTTAAACTACTTGACAAAGCCGGAGAGCTTGGCATGTTAGGCATGTCTGTACCACAAGAGTATGGCGGAATGGGAGTAGACTTTATTACTTCATTGCTGGGGACAGAATATACAGGACGCGGTCACTCATTCTCTGTTGCGTACGGTGCGCATACCGGAATTGGAACACTTCCATTGTTATATTATGGAAACGCTGAACAGAAACAAAAATATATACCCAAATTGGCAACCGGAGAATGGAAGGCGGCCTATTGTCTTACTGAACCCGGATCAGGATCAGATGCAAATTCTGGCAAAACAAAAGCTGTACTTTCTGCTGATGGAAAACACTATGTTTTGAATGGTCAGAAAATGTGGATCACCAATGCCGGATTTGCGAATTTATTCACCGTTTTTGCAAAAATAGATAACGATGAAAACCTTACCGGTTTTTTAGTAGAGGCAAATTCTGAGGGCATTACATTGAATGCTGAAGAGAAAAAAATGGGAATCAAAGGATCATCAACTCGTCAAGTGTTTTTTAATAATGTAAAAGTTCCGGCTGAAAATTTACTTGGAGAAAGAAATCAAGGGTTTAAAATTGCCTTGAACATTTTGAATATTGGCCGCATCAAACTTGCGGGCGGCGTATTGGGTGGTTCAAAGGCTGTTATCAATCATGCGGTACGATATGCGAATGAGCGTGAACAATTTGGACGTCCAATTTCCAAGTATGGTGCTATTCGTCATAAACTGGGTGAAATGGTTATACGCACCTTTGCGCTTGAATCTGCAACGTATCGCTCAGCAGCAGATATTGAAGGAGCAATTGATGCCTATGTAAAAGATGGAATGGATAAACAAAAAGCTACACTGAAAGGTATTGAGCAGTTTGCACCTGAGTGCGCCATGCTGAAAGTTGTCGGTTCTGAAACCTTAGATTTTTGCGCTGATGAAAGTGTGCAGATCTATGGAGGTATGGGATATTCAGCTGAGTCGCCGGTTGAGCGCGCTTATCGTGACTCACGTATCAACCGTATTTTTGAAGGTACAAATGAAATTAATCGTCTCTTAACGGTTGATATGGTATTGAAAAAAGCCATGAAAGGAGAACTTGATTTGATGACCCCCGCAATGGCCGTTGCAAATGAACTCATGAGCATTCCTGACTTTGATTCTGAAATCGGAAATCTTTTTGACACAGAAAAAAAATATCTGCGCAATTTCAAAAAAGCGGTATTGATGGTAGCCGGTTCTGCAGTTCAAAAATTGATGATGGAATTAAGTAAACAGCAAGAAATTCTGATGAATATTGCCGATATGCTGAATGATATTTATGTTGCAGAATCTATTTTATTGAGAGTTGAAAAAATGGTAGCCAAAAAAGGTGAAGCAAGTTGTCAAGAATATATTGCTATGGTGCGCACCTATATTTTTGATGCCGCAGACCGTATTAATAAATCAGGTAAAGATGCCTTGATGGCATTTGTTACTGAAGATGAATTGCGCATGATGATGATGGGCTTAAAACGCTTCACAAAAGTTGAACCGTATAATACAAAAGAGGCACGTCAGGCAATTGCACAAAAACTGATCAACAAAAATGAATGGTGTTTTTCTGATGCAGTAAATCAGGGATAA
- a CDS encoding CPBP family intramembrane metalloprotease yields MRNLFRSIWFLGLVTLIFFPLLAWVIFYFTGQNFINIFSFHHEDIFTLQFFLAAGILFALGVIYLTELPYFEKSLAKYRSMLSHLKFTKMQAIFLAFCAGFGEEVFFRGAIQPYAGIWITAIFFVLIHGYFSLKNIPVNIFAASLILFIALLGWAAREYSIWHAIAGHFSYDLVLLFYHRRTV; encoded by the coding sequence ATGCGCAACTTGTTCCGTTCAATCTGGTTTCTTGGGTTGGTCACCCTCATCTTTTTTCCTTTGCTTGCTTGGGTGATTTTCTATTTTACCGGACAAAATTTCATCAACATTTTCTCATTTCACCATGAAGATATTTTTACATTACAATTTTTTCTGGCCGCCGGAATTTTATTCGCCCTTGGCGTAATTTACCTGACTGAATTGCCCTACTTTGAAAAATCATTGGCTAAATATAGAAGCATGTTGTCTCACTTAAAATTCACAAAAATGCAGGCAATATTTCTGGCATTCTGTGCCGGATTTGGTGAGGAAGTTTTTTTTAGAGGCGCTATTCAACCCTACGCCGGTATTTGGATCACCGCAATTTTTTTTGTGCTCATTCATGGCTACTTTTCATTGAAGAATATTCCGGTAAATATTTTTGCCGCAAGTCTCATTCTATTTATAGCGTTGCTTGGTTGGGCAGCAAGAGAGTATTCAATATGGCACGCCATCGCAGGACATTTTTCGTATGATCTGGTTTTACTGTTCTATCACCGAAGAACAGTTTGA
- a CDS encoding DUF1704 domain-containing protein, with the protein MKKEAERIIAIADALDNAAGKINILRNIAWSNEIEKEFFRNKAQKLPQVEYAPFDSKPVIDELKKARALFGGNDIIDNWADRIANKLESSALLLENRGTNEFFTHSKNMYGCPKDILPDGQSTALDLAKHFGELFEHVRNFDLGAPPQACVLPTTLADEMQKAVQTMFGNEGPKIVMDDSISSNAIAGRRRIAINPEACFTDKDIQQLIEHEVYIHVATSINGHHQDKIKILGAGHCGTTETQEGLAVFSEFITGCIDLERTRRLSDRVLATQMVIDGADFIELYRNYLDKTDDKQKAFDSAKRVFRGGNIQGGAPFTKDIVYLEGLVRVQNFLSVVVGAGKFEYIDLLFCGKLDLSDIPALKLMDEMGLIVKPKFLPPWIRDKRFLLTHLTYSSFLSGTDSSVLHRHYKKLFEK; encoded by the coding sequence ATGAAAAAAGAAGCTGAACGAATCATTGCCATTGCTGACGCTTTAGATAATGCGGCAGGCAAAATCAATATTCTGCGCAACATTGCTTGGTCTAATGAAATTGAGAAAGAATTTTTCAGAAATAAAGCTCAAAAACTTCCACAGGTTGAATATGCTCCCTTTGATTCAAAACCGGTAATTGATGAATTAAAAAAAGCAAGAGCGCTTTTTGGCGGAAATGATATCATAGATAATTGGGCAGACAGAATTGCAAACAAACTTGAAAGTAGCGCTCTACTGCTAGAGAACCGAGGTACCAATGAATTTTTCACGCATTCAAAAAACATGTACGGTTGCCCTAAAGATATTTTGCCTGATGGTCAAAGTACAGCTCTTGATTTGGCAAAACACTTTGGAGAATTATTTGAACATGTTCGCAACTTTGATTTAGGAGCGCCCCCGCAAGCATGTGTTCTGCCCACTACCTTGGCAGACGAAATGCAAAAAGCCGTTCAAACAATGTTTGGAAATGAAGGACCAAAAATAGTGATGGATGATTCCATTTCATCTAACGCAATTGCCGGCAGACGACGCATTGCAATAAATCCTGAAGCCTGCTTTACTGATAAAGATATTCAACAATTAATTGAACATGAGGTTTACATTCATGTGGCAACATCCATTAACGGACATCATCAGGATAAAATAAAAATACTTGGGGCAGGGCATTGCGGAACAACAGAAACACAAGAAGGTTTGGCTGTTTTTTCTGAATTCATCACCGGTTGTATTGATCTTGAACGCACGCGCCGCCTATCAGACAGAGTGTTGGCAACGCAGATGGTAATTGATGGTGCAGATTTTATTGAGCTTTATCGTAATTATCTTGATAAAACAGATGATAAACAAAAAGCATTTGATAGTGCAAAACGTGTTTTCCGCGGAGGAAATATTCAAGGCGGAGCACCATTTACAAAAGACATCGTTTATCTTGAAGGATTAGTGCGTGTACAGAATTTTTTAAGTGTGGTAGTTGGTGCCGGAAAATTTGAATACATTGATCTGCTCTTCTGCGGAAAACTAGATCTATCTGATATCCCTGCTCTAAAACTTATGGATGAAATGGGGTTGATTGTAAAACCAAAATTTCTTCCCCCTTGGATACGTGATAAACGCTTTTTACTTACGCATCTCACCTATTCGTCTTTTTTAAGTGGAACAGATTCATCAGTGCTTCATCGTCACTACAAAAAATTGTTTGAGAAATAG